In a single window of the Elaeis guineensis isolate ETL-2024a chromosome 4, EG11, whole genome shotgun sequence genome:
- the LOC105043673 gene encoding cell number regulator 6 — protein MAENSVQSRYVKLTKDQEVPVEEIRPGELNQPVRVPQLEVHRCNECGQTLPESYEPPADEPWTTGIFGCAEDPESCWTGLFCPCVLFGRNVERLREDIPWTRPCTCHAIFVEGGIALAAATAVLHGIDPRTSFLIGEGLLFTWWMCGIYTGIFRQSLQKKYHLKNSPCDPCMVHCCMHWCAMCQEHREMKGRLSDNVVMPMTVVNPPPVQEMSMTENHGSTAADTGAQQNEHANLEIQAL, from the exons ATGGCGGAAAATTCAGTGCAATCGCGGTATGTGAAGCTAACGAAAGATCAAGAAGTGCCAGTGGAGGAGATTCGCCCTGGAGAGCTGAATCAGCCCGTTCGTGTTCCCCAG TTGGAGGTTCATAGATGTAACGAGTGCGGGCAAACCTTGCCGGAAAGCTATGAGCCACCAGCAGATGAACCCTGGACGACTGGAATCTTTGGCTGTGCTGAGGATCCTGAGAGCT GTTGGACTGGATTATTCTGTCCCTGTGTATTGTTTGGGCGTAATGTTGAGAGACTGAGAGAAGATATACCCTGGACAAGACCTTGCACTTGCCATGCTATCTTTGTTGAGGGTGGTATTGCACTGGCAGCGGCTACAGCTGTGTTGCATGGCATTGACCCAAGAACATCATTTCTAATCGGAGAAGGGCTGTTGTTTACTTGGTGGATGTGTGGAATCTATACTGGTATTTTCCGGCAATCACTGCAGAAGAAATATCATCTCAAg AACTCTCCATGTGACCCCTGCATGGTCCATTGCTGCATGCATTGGTGTGCCATGTGTCAAGAGCATCGAGAAATGAAAGGTCGCCTGTCTGATAATGTTGTTATGCCAATGACTGTCGTGAATCCACCTCCAGTGCAGGAAATGAGCATGACTGAGAATCATGGTTCCACAGCCGCTGATACAGGTGCTCAACAAAATGAACATGCCAATTTGGAGATACAAGCTTTATAG